The Argentina anserina chromosome 3, drPotAnse1.1, whole genome shotgun sequence genome includes a region encoding these proteins:
- the LOC126788917 gene encoding heterogeneous nuclear ribonucleoprotein 1, which produces MGSKSHGGHPHSGDGASPGKIFIGGLAKDTTYATFTKHFGKYGEIVDSVIMKDRFTGTPRGFGFITYADPLVVDKVIEDTHVINGKQVEIKRTIPKGQGQSKDFRTKKIFVGGIPSAVTEEELKSFFSKYGEVVEHQIIRDHETNRSRGFGFVIFDSEEVVDELLSKGNMVDMEGTQVEIKKAEPKKSSNPPPASTYGSNPRARSFNDGYGPYGSSYGGFDGGFGPGPYRTPGALGGGRYGGGGYGYGYGSDNGEFGTGYGSFGSNSLGGYRGESSLGYTSRLGPYGGGFGGGYGPSGLGGYGRGGGEGYGGGSYGSSNYGGGYESGTGGTYGGAGGAYGRGGYSSSSRYHPYSR; this is translated from the exons ATGGGTTCGAAATCGCACGGCGGTCATCCTCACTCCGGCGACGGCGCTAGCCCTGG TAAGATCTTCATTGGTGGATTGGCTAAAGACACCACATATG ctACATTTACTAAGCATTTTGGGAAGTATGGAGAGATAGTGGACTCTGTGATAATGAAGGATAGATTCACGGGTACTCCAAGGGGTTTTGGGTTTATCACCTATGCTGATCCTTTGGTCGTTGACAAAGTTATCGAGGATACTCATGTGATCAATGGGAAGCAG GTTGAGATCAAGAGGACCATTCCTAAAGGCCAAGGGCAATCAAAGGACTTTAGGACGAAGAAGATATTTGTGGGTGGAATTCCGTCTGCAGTTACCGAGG AGGAGTTGaagagtttcttttcaaaataTGGGGAAGTTGTGGAACACCAGATCATACGGGATCATGAAACCAACCGTTCTCGAGGCTTTGGATTTGTAATTTTTGACAGTGAGGAAGTTGTAGATGAATTGTTATCTAAAGGAAACATGGTTGATATGGAGGGGACCCAG GTGGAGATCAAGAAAGCTGAACCAAAGAAATCCTCAAATCCCCCACCTGCTTCTACATATGGTAGCAATCCTAGGGCTCGTTCTTTCAATGATGGCTATGGTCCATATGGCAGTTCTTATGGTGGTTTTGACGGAGGATTTGGCCCTGGCCCCTATAGGACACCAGGTGCTCTTGGTGGCGGTAgatatggtggtggtggttatgGATATGGTTATGGTAGTGATAATGGGGAATTTGGCACTGGGTATGGAAGTTTTGGCAGCAATAGCTTAGGTGGCTATAGGGGTGAATCTTCCCTTGGCTACACCAGTCGCTTGGGCCCCTATGGTGGTGGTTTTGGTGGCGGTTATGGTCCAAGTGGTTTAGGTGGCTACGGTCGAGGTGGTGGTGAAGGCTATGGAGGTGGTAGTTATGGAAGTTCAAACTACGGTGGCGGATATGAATCTGGCACTGGTGGTACTTATGGTGGAGCTGGTGGAGCGTATGGAAGGGGGGGATATAGTAGCAGTAGTCGGTACCATCCATATTCAAGATAG
- the LOC126787544 gene encoding F-box/kelch-repeat protein At3g06240-like — MGVCKRHCGKFGFGYVSSTDDYKLVLVFPDKYSDAAVGYVDVDVNIFIFSMRANSWSTRKASHWSFSNFGWRIEHCGVFLNEAIHWINSSNYDVDGGLIEVCCINAFDLVSEELRQMPIPGFDQVDEENFHFVGKWMQMVVHLGGCLCLLSHSSQLYEESDAIGLWIKVFEFSEDFSTTFLYNISLVRGLYASAGETICVSLQKMMPLSSNSLKRS; from the coding sequence ATGGGAGTTTGTAAGAGGCATTGCGGAAAATTTGGGTTTGGTTATGTGTCATCCACTGACGACTACAAACTAGTTTTAGTATTCCCTGATAaatactctgatgcagcagtAGGATATGTGGATGTGGATGTCaacatcttcatcttctcaatGAGAGCTAACTCTTGGAGCACTCGTAAAGCCTCTCATTGGTCGTTCTCCAATTTTGGCTGGAGGATTGAACACTGCGGGGTTTTTTTGAATGAAGCAATCCATTGGATTAACTCCTCTAATTATGATGTAGATGGGGGTTTGATTGAAGTATGCTGTATCAATGCTTTTGATTTGGTAAGTGAAGAGTTACGGCAAATGCCTATTCCTGGTTTTGACCAAGTTGATGAGGAAAACTTCCATTTTGTTGGTAAATGGATGCAGATGGTGGTTCACTTAGGAGGATGCCTCTGCCTCTTGTCCCACTCTAGTCAGTTATATGAGGAAAGTGATGCTATTGGATTATGGATAAAAGTCTTTGAATTTAGTGAGGATTTCTCTACAACATTTCTCTACAACATTTCTTTGGTTCGCGGCCTTTACGCATCAGCTGGAGAGACGATATGTGTTTCGTTACAGAAAATGATGCCATTGTCATCAAACAGTTTGAAAAGGAGCTAG
- the LOC126786086 gene encoding ER membrane protein complex subunit 8/9 homolog — MGGELRYEIAQNAYIKLVLHALKHKTSAVNGILLGRVSPQNDVVEITDSVPLFHSQLGLLPQLEISLILIEEQFAEKGVSIVGYFHANERFDDHELGSLAKNVGDHIYRYLPQAAVLLLDNKKLAALSKTKDRSPVVQLYTKDASRIWKLVGSDGNQLTIKEPSANAVLLDHISTEKWQDVVDFDDHLDDISKDWLNPELFK, encoded by the exons ATGGGCGGCGAGTTACGCTACGAGATCGCGCAGAACGCGTACATAAAGCTCGTCCTCCACGCTCTGAAGCACAAGACCTCCGCCGTCAACGGCATCCTCCTCGGCCGCGTCTCCccccaaaacgacgtcgtcgaGATCACCGACTCCGTCCCTCTCTTCCACTCCCAGCTCGGCCTCCTCCCCCAGCTCGAGATCTCCCTCATCCTC ATTGAGGAACAGTTTGCGGAGAAAGGAGTGAGCATAGTTGGCTACTTCCACGCCAACGAGAGGTTTGATGATCATGAGCTTGGCAGCCTAGCCAAGAATGTTGGTGATCACATTTATCGCTATCTTCCTCAAGCTGCTGTGCTCTTG TTAGATAACAAGAAGCTTGCAGCTTTGTCGAAGACAAAGGACCGGAGCCCCGTGGTTCAG cttTACACAAAAGATGCATCTAGGATTTGGAAGTTAGTTGGATCAGATGGAAATCAGTTGACGATCAAGGAGCCCTCCGCAAATGCTGTTCTACTGGATCACATTTCAACTGAAAAATGGCAGGATGTTGTTGATTTTGACGATCACCTTGATGACATTAGCAA GGATTGGCTGAACCCAGAGCTCTTCAAGTAA
- the LOC126786085 gene encoding pentatricopeptide repeat-containing protein At5g66520-like translates to MLSALTSLHLPHHHHHLLHTFTSPFELKQLHAHLIKTNTPLSSLPLTRIAFACSLTPSFSYAHKLFHHLQNPEITAWNSCLKAFAEGENPADALLLFHQLHCFNVAPDHFTLSFVLKACTRLVDFNTGRVLHCFVEKLGFRSNLFLVNMILNLYALCGETWDARKMFDRMPQRDVVTWNIMMTLLVKRGDMEEAYGLFSGMKERNVRSWTLMISGFAQSGKPKEAVRVFLEMEEAGVRANEVTVGAVLSACADLGDLDLGRRVHEFSSRSGFRRNVWICNTLIEMYAKCGCLEDARRVFDGMKERTVVSWSAMISGLAMHGQAEEALRLFSDMIERGMEPNHVTFVGLLHACSHMGFVDKGREFFASMTADYGIVPKIEHYGCMVDLLSRAGLLHEAHELIMNMPIKPNGVVWGALLGGCKVHRNIELAEVATKHLAELDPLNDGYYVVLSNIYAEAQRWEDVTRVRRLMRDRGVKKTPGWSSITVDGVVHEFVAGDETHPQAEEIIQKWEKLLETMKMKGYVPNTSVVLLDMEEDEKEKFLNRHSEKLALVFGLIKTKPGTPIRIMKNLRVCEDCHAALKLVSEIADREIVVRDRNRFHCFKNGSCSCRDYW, encoded by the coding sequence ATGCTTTCAGCACTCACTTCCCTCCATCtccctcatcatcatcatcatcttctccacACCTTCACCTCCCCATTTGAGCTCAAACAACTCCATGCCCATCTCATCAAAACCAACACCCCCCTCTCTTCCCTCCCCCTCACCCGGATCGCCTTCGCTTGCTCCCTCACTCCCTCCTTCTCCTACGCCCACAAACTCTTCCACCACCTCCAAAACCCCGAGATCACCGCCTGGAATTCCTGCCTCAAAGCCTTCGCCGAAGGCGAAAACCCCGCTGATGCATTGCTCCTCTTCCACCAGCTGCATTGCTTCAATGTAGCTCCTGATCATTTCACCCTCTCTTTCGTTCTAAAGGCGTGCACTCGCTTGGTGGATTTTAACACCGGCAGAGTGCTGCATTGCTTCGTTGAGAAGCTTGGGTTTCGGTCCAATCTGTTTTTGGTGAACATGATTCTGAATCTGTATGCGTTATGTGGGGAGACTTGGGATGCACGGAAGATGTTCGACAGAATGCCGCAGAGAGATGTTGTGACGTGGAACATAATGATGACTCTGTTGGTGAAGAGAGGTGATATGGAGGAGGCTTATGGGCTGTTTTCGGGGATGAAGGAGAGAAACGTGAGGTCATGGACGCTGATGATTTCGGGGTTTGCGCAGAGCGGGAAGCCTAAGGAGGCCGTTCGTGTGTTTTTGGAGATGGAGGAGGCGGGTGTGAGGGCGAATGAGGTGACTGTAGGGGCGGTTCTTTCGGCGTGTGCTGATTTGGGTGACTTGGATTTGGGAAGGAGAGTTCATGAGTTCTCGAGCCGGAGTGGGTTTAGGAGAAATGTTTGGATTTGTAATACGCTGATTGAGATGTATGCCAAATGTGGGTGTCTGGAGGATGCTCGTAGGGTTTTTGATGGGATGAAAGAGCGAACGGTTGTGTCGTGGTCGGCTATGATTTCGGGCTTAGCCATGCATGGGCAGGCTGAGGAAGCTTTGAGGCTTTTCTCAGACATGATTGAGAGAGGGATGGAGCCAAATCATGTGACTTTTGTTGGATTATTGCATGCTTGTAGCCACATGGGGTTTGTCGATAAGGGTCGTGAGTTCTTTGCCAGTATGACTGCAGATTATGGTATAGTTCCAAAAATTGAGCATTATGGTTGTATGGTTGATCTCTTAAGCCGGGCAGGGCTCCTTCATGAGGCTCAcgagcttatcatgaacatGCCTATCAAACCTAATGGTGTTGTGTGGGGAGCTCTCCTTGGTGGATGCAAAGTTCACAGAAACATTGAACTGGCTGAAGTAGCAACAAAGCACCTTGCTGAACTGGATCCACTGAACGATGGATACTATGTTGTCTTATCAAACATTTATGCGGAGGCACAACGGTGGGAGGATGTGACGAGAGTGAGAAGGCTAATGAGGGATCGAGGGGTGAAGAAGACGCCTGGGTGGAGTTCAATCACAGTAGATGGAGTGGTCCATGAGTTTGTTGCTGGGGATGAAACCCATCCTCAAGCCGAGGAGATCATCCAAAAGTGGGAGAAGCTACTTGAAACAATGAAGATGAAGGGTTATGTGCCCAATACTTCAGTTGTTCTACTAGACATGGAAGAGGATGAAAAGGAGAAATTTCTCAATCGCCATAGTGAGAAATTAGCACTGGTGTTTGGGCTGATCAAAACGAAGCCTGGAACACCAATTCGAATTATGAAGAATCTTCGCGTTTGTGAGGACTGTCATGCTGCTTTAAAACTAGTATCAGAAATTGCTGACAGAGAGATAGTTGTGCGTGATAGAAATCGGTTCCATTGTTTCAAAAATGGTTCTTGTTCCTGCAGGGATTACTGGTGA
- the LOC126786171 gene encoding oligopeptide transporter 1-like isoform X2, with amino-acid sequence MTVLEGEDSQSTFCESVSDEEFNDSPIEQVRLTVPITDDPSVPALTFRTWVLGLLSCCTLAFVNQFFAYRQNQLFISSVSAQILVLPIGKLMASTLPTKKFQLLGWTFSFNPGPFNLKEHVLITIFANSGSNSVYAVNIITIVMAFYHRALHPMAAFLLAQTTQMLGYGWAGLFRKYLVDSPFMWWPDNLVQVSLFRALHEWEMRPKGGRTRLQYFSLVFVCSFAYYIIPGYFFPSIGALSFVCWIWKDSVTAQIIGSGLNGLGIGSFGLDWSTVASFLKSPLATPGFVFMNMLAGFTFIFYILTPINYWSNVKDAKKFPFFSSHTFDSTGKTYNVTRVLDQKSFDLDQKVYNSYSKLYLSMYFATNYGWNFAGLTSTISHVALFHGKDIWKMWKKTSSAAKDQLGDIHTRLMRKNYDAVPQWWFHIMLVSMVALSIFVCEGFGKQLQLPWWGVLLACAIALTFTLPIGIIQATTNIQPGLNVITELVIGYLYPGKPLANVAFKTYGYISMSQALMFLGDFKLGHYMKIPPKSMFIVQLAGTLAASSVYFGTSWWLLTTVKNICDPLALPPGSPWTCPSDEVFYNASIIWGVIGPRRMFTKEGNYPEMNWFFLVGLLAPIPGWLLSRKFPKQEWLKLINMPIIIGTTALMPPARAVHYLMWFAVGIFFSFYVYRQHRAWWARHNYILSAALDAGVAFTGVLVYFTLQSKGIGGPQWWGQDSTDHCPLAKCPTAPGIEVAGCPVF; translated from the exons ATGACAGTCCTCGAAGGTGAAGACTCTCAATCAACC TTTTGTGAATCTGTTTCAGATGAAGAGTTCAACGACAGCCCGATTGAGCAAGTCAGGCTAACAGTTCCGATCACCGACGACCCTTCAGTTCCCGCCTTAACATTTCGTACGTGGGTTTTAGGGCTTTTATCATGCTGCACTCTTGCGTTTGTGAACCAGTTCTTCGCTTACCGCCAAAACCAGCTCTTCATATCTTCAGTCTCAGCCCAAATCCTCGTCCTCCCTATCGGAAAACTGATGGCTTCAACTCTCCCAACAAAAAAGTTCCAACTTTTGGGATGGACATTTTCGTTCAACCCCGGACCTTTCAACTTAAAAGAGCATGTGTTGATCACCATCTTTGCGAATTCTGGATCAAATAGTGTTTATGCAGTTAACATTATCACTATTGTGATGGCTTTCTACCACAGGGCCCTGCATCCTATGGCAGCCTTCTTGTTAGCACAAACCACACAA ATGCTTGGATATGGCTGGGCTGGGTTGTTCAGAAAGTACCTTGTTGATTCCCCTTTTATGTGGTGGCCTGACAATCTGGTTCAGGTCTCTCTTTTCAG GGCCCTTCATGAATGGGAAATGAGACCAAAGGGAGGGCGTACTAGGCTGCAGTACTTCAGCTTAGTTTTTGTTTGCAGCTTCGCTTACTACATTATTCCAGGTTATTTCTTCCCCTCCATAGGTGCTCTCTCCTTTGTTTGTTGGATATGGAAGGACTCCGTCACCGCCCAAATTATTGGTTCCGGCCTCAACGGCCTTGGCATTGGCTCGTTTGGCCTTGATTGGTCGACTGTTGCTAGCTTCTTGAAGAGTCCATTAGCCACACCCGGTTTTGTCTTCATGAACATGTTAGCTGGtttcactttcattttctACATCCTTACCCCCATCAATTATTGGTCCAATGTAAAAGATGCTAAGAAGTTTCCCTTCTTTTCATCTCACACTTTTGACTCCACTGGCAAAACCTATAATGTTACCCGAGTTCTGGACCAGAAATCTTTTGATCTTGATCAAAAGGTGTATAACAGTTACAGTAAACTCTATCTCTCTATGTACTTTGCCACTAATTACGGGTGGAACTTTGCTGGTCTGACATCAACTATTTCACATGTTGCACTCTTCCATGGAAa AGACATCTGGAAAATGTGGAAAAAGACTTCTTCCGCGGCGAAAGATCAGCTTGGGGACATCCACACGCGGTTGATGAGGAAGAACTACGATGCAGTTCCTCAGTGGTGGTTTCACATCATGCTTGTTTCAATGGTTGCCCTTTCCATCTTTGTTTGTGAAGGATTTGGGAAACAGCTCCAACTTCCATGGTGGGGAGTCTTACTGGCTTGTGCCATTGCACTAACTTTTACCTTACCCATTGGCATTATTCAAGCCACAACAAACATA CAACCGGGACTCAATGTGATAACAGAGTTGGTCATTGGGTATCTTTATCCTGGAAAGCCTCTAGCCAATGTGGCTTTCAAAACCTATGGCTATATCAGCATGTCACAGGCACTCATGTTTCTCGGTGACTTCAAGTTAGGTCACTATATGAAGATCCCTCCCAAGTCCATGTTTATTGTGCAG TTAGCTGGAACATTGGCAGCTTCAAGTGTCTATTTCGGCACATCCTGGTGGCTTTTAACAACTGTAAAGAACATCTGTGATCCATTAGCTCTGCCACCGGGAAGTCCATGGACATGTCCTAGTGACGAGGTGTTCTACAATGCCTCAATCATTTGGGGAGTCATAGGCCCTCGCAGAATGTTTACCAAGGAGGGAAACTACCCAGAGATGAACTGGTTTTTCCTCGTTGGTTTACTTGCACCTATACCAGGTTGGCTCCTTTCGCGCAAATTCCCCAAGCAAGAGTGGTTAAAGCTCATAAACATGCCTATCATCATTGGAACCACAGCACTCATGCCACCAGCTAGAGCAGTCCACTACTTGATGTGGTTCGCAGTTGGAATTTTCTTTAGCTTCTATGTTTATCGACAGCACAGGGCGTGGTGGGCTAGACATAACTACATCCTATCAGCTGCTTTGGATGCCGGTGTGGCCTTCACCGGAGTTCTTGTGTATTTCACCCTTCAGAGTAAGGGTATTGGCGGTCCACAATGGTGGGGTCAGGACAGTACTGATCATTGTCCATTGGCTAAGTGCCCTACAGCTCCAGGAATAGAGGTCGCAGGCTGTCCAGTTTTTTGA
- the LOC126786171 gene encoding oligopeptide transporter 1-like isoform X1, whose translation MTGLVDDEVPRGNLSGKHQFDIDVVDEEFNDSPIEQVRLTVPITDDPSVPALTFRTWVLGLLSCCTLAFVNQFFAYRQNQLFISSVSAQILVLPIGKLMASTLPTKKFQLLGWTFSFNPGPFNLKEHVLITIFANSGSNSVYAVNIITIVMAFYHRALHPMAAFLLAQTTQMLGYGWAGLFRKYLVDSPFMWWPDNLVQVSLFRALHEWEMRPKGGRTRLQYFSLVFVCSFAYYIIPGYFFPSIGALSFVCWIWKDSVTAQIIGSGLNGLGIGSFGLDWSTVASFLKSPLATPGFVFMNMLAGFTFIFYILTPINYWSNVKDAKKFPFFSSHTFDSTGKTYNVTRVLDQKSFDLDQKVYNSYSKLYLSMYFATNYGWNFAGLTSTISHVALFHGKDIWKMWKKTSSAAKDQLGDIHTRLMRKNYDAVPQWWFHIMLVSMVALSIFVCEGFGKQLQLPWWGVLLACAIALTFTLPIGIIQATTNIQPGLNVITELVIGYLYPGKPLANVAFKTYGYISMSQALMFLGDFKLGHYMKIPPKSMFIVQLAGTLAASSVYFGTSWWLLTTVKNICDPLALPPGSPWTCPSDEVFYNASIIWGVIGPRRMFTKEGNYPEMNWFFLVGLLAPIPGWLLSRKFPKQEWLKLINMPIIIGTTALMPPARAVHYLMWFAVGIFFSFYVYRQHRAWWARHNYILSAALDAGVAFTGVLVYFTLQSKGIGGPQWWGQDSTDHCPLAKCPTAPGIEVAGCPVF comes from the exons ATGACAGGCTTGGTTGACGATGAAGTTCCTCGAGGAAACCTCTCTGGGAAGCATCAGTTTGACATTGATGTAGTTG ATGAAGAGTTCAACGACAGCCCGATTGAGCAAGTCAGGCTAACAGTTCCGATCACCGACGACCCTTCAGTTCCCGCCTTAACATTTCGTACGTGGGTTTTAGGGCTTTTATCATGCTGCACTCTTGCGTTTGTGAACCAGTTCTTCGCTTACCGCCAAAACCAGCTCTTCATATCTTCAGTCTCAGCCCAAATCCTCGTCCTCCCTATCGGAAAACTGATGGCTTCAACTCTCCCAACAAAAAAGTTCCAACTTTTGGGATGGACATTTTCGTTCAACCCCGGACCTTTCAACTTAAAAGAGCATGTGTTGATCACCATCTTTGCGAATTCTGGATCAAATAGTGTTTATGCAGTTAACATTATCACTATTGTGATGGCTTTCTACCACAGGGCCCTGCATCCTATGGCAGCCTTCTTGTTAGCACAAACCACACAA ATGCTTGGATATGGCTGGGCTGGGTTGTTCAGAAAGTACCTTGTTGATTCCCCTTTTATGTGGTGGCCTGACAATCTGGTTCAGGTCTCTCTTTTCAG GGCCCTTCATGAATGGGAAATGAGACCAAAGGGAGGGCGTACTAGGCTGCAGTACTTCAGCTTAGTTTTTGTTTGCAGCTTCGCTTACTACATTATTCCAGGTTATTTCTTCCCCTCCATAGGTGCTCTCTCCTTTGTTTGTTGGATATGGAAGGACTCCGTCACCGCCCAAATTATTGGTTCCGGCCTCAACGGCCTTGGCATTGGCTCGTTTGGCCTTGATTGGTCGACTGTTGCTAGCTTCTTGAAGAGTCCATTAGCCACACCCGGTTTTGTCTTCATGAACATGTTAGCTGGtttcactttcattttctACATCCTTACCCCCATCAATTATTGGTCCAATGTAAAAGATGCTAAGAAGTTTCCCTTCTTTTCATCTCACACTTTTGACTCCACTGGCAAAACCTATAATGTTACCCGAGTTCTGGACCAGAAATCTTTTGATCTTGATCAAAAGGTGTATAACAGTTACAGTAAACTCTATCTCTCTATGTACTTTGCCACTAATTACGGGTGGAACTTTGCTGGTCTGACATCAACTATTTCACATGTTGCACTCTTCCATGGAAa AGACATCTGGAAAATGTGGAAAAAGACTTCTTCCGCGGCGAAAGATCAGCTTGGGGACATCCACACGCGGTTGATGAGGAAGAACTACGATGCAGTTCCTCAGTGGTGGTTTCACATCATGCTTGTTTCAATGGTTGCCCTTTCCATCTTTGTTTGTGAAGGATTTGGGAAACAGCTCCAACTTCCATGGTGGGGAGTCTTACTGGCTTGTGCCATTGCACTAACTTTTACCTTACCCATTGGCATTATTCAAGCCACAACAAACATA CAACCGGGACTCAATGTGATAACAGAGTTGGTCATTGGGTATCTTTATCCTGGAAAGCCTCTAGCCAATGTGGCTTTCAAAACCTATGGCTATATCAGCATGTCACAGGCACTCATGTTTCTCGGTGACTTCAAGTTAGGTCACTATATGAAGATCCCTCCCAAGTCCATGTTTATTGTGCAG TTAGCTGGAACATTGGCAGCTTCAAGTGTCTATTTCGGCACATCCTGGTGGCTTTTAACAACTGTAAAGAACATCTGTGATCCATTAGCTCTGCCACCGGGAAGTCCATGGACATGTCCTAGTGACGAGGTGTTCTACAATGCCTCAATCATTTGGGGAGTCATAGGCCCTCGCAGAATGTTTACCAAGGAGGGAAACTACCCAGAGATGAACTGGTTTTTCCTCGTTGGTTTACTTGCACCTATACCAGGTTGGCTCCTTTCGCGCAAATTCCCCAAGCAAGAGTGGTTAAAGCTCATAAACATGCCTATCATCATTGGAACCACAGCACTCATGCCACCAGCTAGAGCAGTCCACTACTTGATGTGGTTCGCAGTTGGAATTTTCTTTAGCTTCTATGTTTATCGACAGCACAGGGCGTGGTGGGCTAGACATAACTACATCCTATCAGCTGCTTTGGATGCCGGTGTGGCCTTCACCGGAGTTCTTGTGTATTTCACCCTTCAGAGTAAGGGTATTGGCGGTCCACAATGGTGGGGTCAGGACAGTACTGATCATTGTCCATTGGCTAAGTGCCCTACAGCTCCAGGAATAGAGGTCGCAGGCTGTCCAGTTTTTTGA